The segment CGCTCCGACTCGCGTGGTCCACGACCTTCACCTCGTCGTTCGTCTGGACCGACACGTAGAGGCGCTCACGGCTTGGTCCCCACGTCCCGGCGAACGCCGACCCGCCGAGGTCGAGGCGGTCGGTGATGACTCCCTCCCCGAGGTCGATGACCGAAATATCGTTCGACCCCGGCGTGAAGACGTAGCCGACCTCGGAGCCGGGACCGATTTCGCTCGTGAGCGGTCGCCGGCCGAGGCCGTCGTCGCCCGTCAGTCGCACTCGCTCGGTGGGGGCTGTGGGGTCGCTCACGTCCCAGATGCTCTCGGACCCGCCGCCCTCCTCGTTGTTCTCGACCAGCATGACCTCTCCGTCCCACCCTGCGGTCGCCATCCACGGCCGGGCGGTGTTTGCGTTCGCGCTCGGTTCGACTGGGACCTGCGTCACTATCTCGAAGGCGTCGATGTCGAGGACCGACAGCGTGTCGCCGAACAGGTCCGGGACGTAGGCGTAGTCGCCGTCGGAGTGCATCGTCACGTCGCACGGGCCGGGACCGTTTCGGCCGCCGCGTCCGTCCTCGTCCCTGCGGTCGAGTTCCGCCGTCACCTCGCCGAACGACGCCGAGGAGGGGTCGGCGTCGATGCGGTACTGAGCGTGGGCCGGTTCCCGCGCGCTGACGACGAGGTGGTTCCCGTCCGGCGTGAGTTCCTGCCAGTTGGCCCCCGAACCGGTCTCGACCGACGCGACTTCCGACAGCGACCCGACCGCGAACGCCCGGACTCCTCGGCCGACGTTGAGCCAGAGGGGGTCGTCCGGGGCGTCGGTAAGCCGCGGGGTGAACTGGTTCGACGGGAAGGAGGAGGTCGCACCCAGATGGGGCGTGGCCACCACCTCGTCGTCCTCGGCGTCGATGACGCTGACAGTCTTGTCGCCGGTGTTGAAGACGAAAATCGTCTCGCGCTCGGCGTCCGCTTCCGACTGGGCCGGCGCGGACGAACTGCCGGTACACCCGGCGGTGGCGGCGGCCCCCACAGCCATCGACCCCGACAGCAGGCGACGGCGCGAAACTCCGGGTTTCCGGGACTGCCGACCGCGATTCGGGTAGAGCGAGGAGGCCGCGGAGTCGTCGTCTGACATCGTTCTCCTCGGTACCACGTGACACAGTAGCATTAGCGTGCGGGTGGCGCTTGCGCCACCGACCACCGTGACCGGTGAGCGGCGAGACACTCCCGACGAGACGCCACCGACGAGGACGGACCGAACCGAGTAGGAATAGACATCCAATTATTTGTTTAATAAACTTCTACAATTCCGTAGAAATTGTGTAGTTGTGTTTAATCCCGGAACTCCTCGTGTTCGCTCCGGATGCCTGATTCGGACCCCGGCCCGGAGCGCGGGCGGTGGTGGCGGTACGGATGGTAGACGGTGGTGGCGGCCCAGAGAGCAGGCAGTGGTCCGGAGAGCAGGCGGCGTCGGTGACGAACGCCCCGAAACGCAGGGCCTATTACCGCCATCTCCGATACCTACGACACGACTTTCAGCGATGGCCCTGCACCCCACCTCCGAGACGACGCGACCTGTCACCCGACACTGCCGGGACCAGCAATATCGGGACCAACACTGCCGAGACCGCCACTACCGAAAAATCGACCGCGCGACCGAGAGCGCCAGATGACTTCGGACCGCCCCGCCGACGAGCGCCCGGCAGTCGAAACTCTCACCGAGGAGTGGAACGTCCGCGGCGCAACCCTCCTGCGAGCGAAGGGGAGTCTGGACGCGACCACCCGGTTCGAGCGCAACAACTCGCCCGCGGTCCTCGCGTCCGCACTCGACCGGGCGTCGCGGACGGTCCGAGAGACCCCGCCGAACCGGGACGGCTACGCCGTGCCGCTCCACGAACCCGGAACTCCCGTGACGACCGACGAGTACGTCCTCTGGCGGCCCGACTCCGAGCAAATCGGCTGGTACGACACCAGTTTCGGCATCGACGGGACGGTTCGGTTCGTCTCGGTCGAGGACGCCGCCGAGACCACCATCGGCGACCGACTCAAGTACTGGCACCCGGATTTGACCCCCGAGGCCGAGGAGCAACTCGAACGCTTCGAACTACCCGGTTCGGCGGTCGAACCCCAGTCCCGACTGTCGGACGACGAGCGCCGTGAGTTCTTCGAGGAGATGTACGAGTTCGTGAACGACGAGCGCGACGCCGAACAGCGCGCCAACCGGCAGAGACACGTCGAGACCGGTATCGAGACGCTGGTGGGGAATGGCCTCGCAGTGGGACCGTTCGTCTCGCTCGGGCGGGTGAGCCATCCCAACAGCGTCGGGCGATTCCAGTTTCAAATTACGGAGGGCGGTCGGCACGGCGGTCGGCAGAGCGGTCGAGACGGAAGCGACACGGACCTCTACCGAGACGAGGAGATATACCCGGATAGCGTCTTTCTCGTGGACACGCTGGACGACGCCGACCACTTCCCGCTGGCGGTGCGGACCACTTCGGTCGAAGGCTCCGTCCTGACGGTCAAAGCCGACAGGCGGTGTTCGCACAGTCCCTCGCTGGTCGAGGAGGCGCTGACCGGCGACGGCGAGTACTGGTTGACCCACTTGCTGAATCCGGTGCCCTTCGAGCGCCGGACCGAGGCGCTGGACCGGATACGCGACAACCAGTCGAAGCGCGACCTGCTGACCGGGAGTCGCCCCGCCGAGTTCTCTGCGGACCGCCTCTCGGTCCCGAGCGTCGAGATGGAACTCAACGAGTACCAACGGCAGGCGCTGAAGTGGGCCGACGACGCCGAGGACCTGCTGTGCATCCACGGCCCGCCGGGGACTGGCAAGACCCGGACGCTGACCGCCTACGTCCTCCACGCGGTCTGGCACGGCGATTCGGTCCTCGTGACCGCCCACTCGAATCAGGCCGTGGACAACCTGCTAGTGGGCGACAGCACGCTCGAAGAACCGGAACCCGGAACGCTCCACGAAGTCGCGTGCCGGGAGAGTGAGGGCGACGGGGGCGAGACGGACAGCATCAGCATCGCTCGCGTCGGCCACAACTCCACGAACGAGGTCGTCAAGCGAAATTACGAGAACCGGTCGGTCGCCGAGGCCGACGTGGTGGCGGCCACGACCAGCGGGTCTGCCCAGTTCGACACCGACCGCTTCGACGTGGGCGTGGTGGACGAGGCCACGCAGGCGAGTCGCCCCGCGACGGCCATCGTCCTCGACTGCTCGCGCAAACTGATTCTGTCGGGCGACCACAAGCAACTCCCGCCCTACAGCGCCGCCGAACCCGGCGCGGACGGGGCAACCAACGCAGACGACGAGACCGAGGACGAGCAGACTCACACCTCGCTGTTCGAGTACCTGCTGGAGCGATACGGCGACGACATCTCGGTCCTGTTGGGGTGTCAGTACCGGATGCACGACGACATCGCCCGGTTCCCCAACGAACAGTTCTACGGCGGGAATCTGGAGACCGCCGACCGAAATCGGAACTGGCAAATCGGCGACTTGGACCCCCTCGTCGGCATCGACGTGGGCGGCGAGGAGTACCGCGAATCCGGCGGCGACTCGCTCTACAATCCCCCGGAGGCCGAAGTGGTCGCGGAGGAAGTCCAAATCCTGACCGAGAACGGCGTCGCTCCCGAGGACGTCGGCGTCATCTCGATGTACCGCGGACAGGTCGGACAGATTCGCTCGCAACTGAACCGGGCCGGAATCGAGGACCCGGACCGAATCACGGTCGATACCGTGGACTCGTTTCAGGGCGGTGAGCGCGAGGCCGTCGTGGTCTCGTTCGTCCGGAGCAACGACGCGGGCAGTAGCGGGTTCCTCGAACTCCCCGACGAGGGGCCGCGCCGGTTGAACGTCGCGCTGACCAGAGCGCGCAAGCGCCTCGTCCTCGTCGGCGACTGGGAGACGCTCTCGCAGGTGGCCGACCACCGAACCCCGGAGAATAGCTGTGCGGGTCTCTACGACGACCTCCGGAAGCGATTGGCCCGAGACGGACTGCTGAAGTCCCACTGACCGCGGACGCTCTCGTCCTCGGAACTGCCGGACCATCCCGTCCAAAAAATATCATATTTTCAACTTTTATACGATGATATTTGCAAATACGATTAGTGCAATTTCGTGAGAGATTTTCTTAATACTCCTATTATACTTGCGTAGCCTTCCAACATCGTCGTTTATCTGTTTCCAACATTCGGTATTTCTAGTTGAAACTACCGTATGTCTCGGTCTCAAACCGCACAAAATAGAAAAAATTTATTGCGATATGAATTAAGGACTAAATAGCACATGGCAGACAATGACTCACCACTGGACGACAGCACGCTCAATCGGCGGGACTTCTTCGGCGGAGTCGGGGGACTCCTCGCGGCCGCCGCCTACTCGGCCAGCGTCCCCGAATCGGTCGCTGGGCAGGTCACGTCGGGCGATAGCGCCGACGTACAGACCGTAACCTCGCCCGACGGGTCCATCGAGGTCACGCTTGACGTCTCCTCGGGCGTCCCGAACTACAGCGTCGCGTTCGGCGGGACGACGTACATCGACTCCTCGCCCATCGGATTCAACTTCGCCGGGCAGGAGACGTTCGGCACCGGGATTACCGGGTCCGGGCCGGACATCACCGTCACGGGGAGCGAGACCGGGACTGCGACCGAAACGTGGACGCCCGAGTGGGGCGACTTCGATACGGTCTCGGAGGACTACGGCTACCTCACCCTCGGACTTGAGGAGACCAGCGGTCCGGGCCGGTCGGCAAACCTCCAAGTTCGAGTGTTCAACGACGGGTTCGGGTTCCGCGTCGTGTTCGACGACGAGTTCGGCGATTTCGTCGTCAGTTCCGAGAACACCGAGTTCAACTTCAGCGGGGACTACTCGTCGTGG is part of the Halorussus lipolyticus genome and harbors:
- a CDS encoding YncE family protein; protein product: MSDDDSAASSLYPNRGRQSRKPGVSRRRLLSGSMAVGAAATAGCTGSSSAPAQSEADAERETIFVFNTGDKTVSVIDAEDDEVVATPHLGATSSFPSNQFTPRLTDAPDDPLWLNVGRGVRAFAVGSLSEVASVETGSGANWQELTPDGNHLVVSAREPAHAQYRIDADPSSASFGEVTAELDRRDEDGRGGRNGPGPCDVTMHSDGDYAYVPDLFGDTLSVLDIDAFEIVTQVPVEPSANANTARPWMATAGWDGEVMLVENNEEGGGSESIWDVSDPTAPTERVRLTGDDGLGRRPLTSEIGPGSEVGYVFTPGSNDISVIDLGEGVITDRLDLGGSAFAGTWGPSRERLYVSVQTNDEVKVVDHASRSVAATIPVGAKPYGATAARVRPEEDAAANLLGTLSALGVELSDEGTTYCIGNCACGHQL
- a CDS encoding AAA domain-containing protein; the protein is MTSDRPADERPAVETLTEEWNVRGATLLRAKGSLDATTRFERNNSPAVLASALDRASRTVRETPPNRDGYAVPLHEPGTPVTTDEYVLWRPDSEQIGWYDTSFGIDGTVRFVSVEDAAETTIGDRLKYWHPDLTPEAEEQLERFELPGSAVEPQSRLSDDERREFFEEMYEFVNDERDAEQRANRQRHVETGIETLVGNGLAVGPFVSLGRVSHPNSVGRFQFQITEGGRHGGRQSGRDGSDTDLYRDEEIYPDSVFLVDTLDDADHFPLAVRTTSVEGSVLTVKADRRCSHSPSLVEEALTGDGEYWLTHLLNPVPFERRTEALDRIRDNQSKRDLLTGSRPAEFSADRLSVPSVEMELNEYQRQALKWADDAEDLLCIHGPPGTGKTRTLTAYVLHAVWHGDSVLVTAHSNQAVDNLLVGDSTLEEPEPGTLHEVACRESEGDGGETDSISIARVGHNSTNEVVKRNYENRSVAEADVVAATTSGSAQFDTDRFDVGVVDEATQASRPATAIVLDCSRKLILSGDHKQLPPYSAAEPGADGATNADDETEDEQTHTSLFEYLLERYGDDISVLLGCQYRMHDDIARFPNEQFYGGNLETADRNRNWQIGDLDPLVGIDVGGEEYRESGGDSLYNPPEAEVVAEEVQILTENGVAPEDVGVISMYRGQVGQIRSQLNRAGIEDPDRITVDTVDSFQGGEREAVVVSFVRSNDAGSSGFLELPDEGPRRLNVALTRARKRLVLVGDWETLSQVADHRTPENSCAGLYDDLRKRLARDGLLKSH